In one window of Denticeps clupeoides chromosome 2, fDenClu1.1, whole genome shotgun sequence DNA:
- the slc35b3 gene encoding adenosine 3'-phospho 5'-phosphosulfate transporter 2, translating to MSAKFGLSYNSRKHISISVPSSAEVMSPHIKSVEELRVLGINLHSFSPPTQFFICVAGVFVFYLIYGYLQELIFSVEGFKPFGWYLTLVQFGFYSVFGLVELQLTQDKRRRIPFKTYMIIAFLTVGTMGLSNTTLGYLNYPTQVIFKCCKLIPVMIGGVFIQGKRYNMADVSAAFCMSLGLIWFTLTDSKVAPSFNVTGVILISMALCADAAIGNVQEKAMKLHSGSNSEMVLYSYSIGFAYILFGLIGMGGLGSAVAFCSQHPVKTYGYAFFFSLTGYFGISFVLALIKLFGALVAVTVTTGRKAMTIVLSFIFFSKPFTFQYVWGGLLVVFGIFLNVYSKNSDKIKLPTWLDLRSLLRNGRKVRMLSQDV from the exons ATGAGCGCCAAATTCGGACTGAGCTACAACTCACGCAAGCACATCTCCATCTCGGTACCCTCGTCGGCGGAGGTGATGTCCCCACACATAAAGTCGGTGGAGGAACTCCGAGTGCTGGGCATCAACCTGCACAGCTTCAGCCCTCCAACCCAGTTCTTCATCTGTGTAGCAGGCGTCTTTGTGTTTTACCTGATCTACGGCTATTTGCAG GAACTTATATTCTCTGTGGAGGGATTCAAGCCATTCGGATGGTACCTCACGTTAGTACAGTTTGGGTTTTACTCTGTGTTTGGCCTGGTGGAGCTGCAGCTGACGCAGGATAAACGTAGAAG AATACCCTTCAAAACCTACATGATAATTGCATTTTTGACTGTTGGAACTATGGGCCTTTCAAACACCACATTGGGATACCTGAACTACCCGACACAGGTCATCTTCAAGTGCTGCAAGCTTATCCCTGTCATGATAGGGGGAGTTTTCATACAAg GAAAACGATACAACATGGCTGATGTGTCTGCTGCTTTCTGCATGAGTTTGGGCCTGATCTGGTTCACCCTGACGGACAGTAAAGTTGCCCCCAGTTTTAATGTGACAG GTGTCATCCTTATCTCCATGGCCTTATGTGCTGATGCTGCTATTGGAAATGTTCAAGAAAAAGCTATGAAACTACACAGTGGCTCCAACTCAGAAATG GTTTTATACTCTTATTCCATTGGATTTGCGTACATACTTTTTGGTCTGATTGGTATGGGAGGACTTGGATCAGCAGTAGCCTTTTGCTCTCAG CACCCTGTGAAGACTTATGGTTATGCCTTCTTCTTTTCACTTACGGGATATTTTGGGATCTCTTTTGTTCTGGCTTTGATCAAGCTCTTTGGAGCACTTGTTGCAGTTACAG TGACAACAGGACGAAAAGCCATGACGATTGTGTTGTCGTTTATATTCTTCTCGAAACCTTTCACTTTTCA GTATGTCTGGGGAGGTCTTCTGGTTGTTTTTGGCATATTCCTGAATGTTTACAGCAAAAACAGTGACAAAATAAAGCTGCCCACTTGGTTAGACCTCAGGAGTCTACTGCGAAATGGGAGGAAGGTTAGGATGCTGTCTCAGGACGTGTAG